GATAAAAATAGATCTGAAACTATTTTGcaattttttgatctgaggaagtgggtctggcccacgaaagctcatcacctaataaaccatcttgttagtcttcaaagtgctacgtagtcctgcattttgcttcagctacaccagactaacacggctacatttctattactattttgcAATTGGCATTTATACAATTGATATTCAGCACCTCCCTAATAATGAAAGATAGTACGCTGTAGCTTCTTGTTAcatatttaaatacatatttaatcCCTTATGCAAAGTGCATGTGTATGCCTGTGTATAATTATCCTTAAATCAACATCAGCATTAGTTTTTCTAATGCTGATTACAACCGGTGATagcaatattttaataaatataatCTTAAATTGTCTTACTGAAGAAAGAACAATTTCAAGGTGTGTCATCCAAGCAGGATATATGCTAAAGTGCAAATAGCATACTTTGTTGTAAATACAATTTATTTGAAATTACATGTTAGAGGCATCAAAAAAGCCGAACTGCTGCTGTATTTATTGAACTTATACCCTACATTTACAGAATAAGGATCTTTAATCGAAGGATCGATCAGCACTATATAAATACTGGTTAAGCTTTTGAACAGCCCTAGGGTGTAGAAGACTATTGTATTCCTTTCAAACAGGAGGCAAAATAGAGGCACCAAGCAGTTAAGGGATTTGTTCAAAGTTTTAGTCCCAGTGGCTTGAGACCCAAGAGACTCCAGTAGTTATGATTCTCAGTCCTCTGTTTTAGCCACTGATTAAACTACCCTACTCTTAATTGAACAGAATCCTCTACCTTGGTTCTTCACTACCTCCAGGGGCTGGATATAAAGATACAGAACAAGGCACCTTTTACAGTAACATTAGTTACTGTCCTCCAATGAGATACTAGGTCAGGAGAGaagtagggatgcaatagtgtagttgattaaccgattagcaaaagcttataggttaatggtaCAGACTACAtgtattcccccctcccccacccttgccagtaaatgttttagcaggctggcccacagcccagctcagttctggcttgcgatgggtctgggacctacccctgctgtggctctgcatttaaagggtattaggagccaggcgggtgggcagcccagctcagctctcccccgacagtggctgctgccactccacactgctgcctctttattagaagcacagggcagcaggcatagtggaactggtttttaaactggccctCCGTGCGGAACAgctctcacagaggcagcagtgcggagtggcggGGGCTCTTCCAGAGTGGGGCCAGCACGCACTGGATGCCAGTCCTGCCCCTGGGGATTATACAATAGTTGCCTAatagataagaattcatgaggttattcgactactcaattaaccaatatttaacatctctagagaAAAGTAAATAATCTGTGTGTACCGATTACATAACGTAAACGCTGTATAGAAAAGGAGCTTTTCtaagctcccttctcccccatgttATTTTAGGTAAACTTACTTTTTCAGGGCAGAATTCTGTATTGCTTTGCCTCAGTTTGCTTGGTCTACCTTTAATAACTGCATAGCAGAACATTGTAATCACCATCACAAAAAGAAAATAACTGGTATGCATGAGATGCAGGTTTATTAGTGAGCGATCATCCTGCATTGAAAAATAAAAGAGTTTACTGATTCTGTAGCTAGTGAAGGAATTTCACATTTAAGCAATGGTTAGCAGATTAGCAAAGAAGCCATCCCCAATCTGGTTTCTTCTCAATATAAAGTTTGTCTTCTATACTGTCAAGGcaaacctcatccaccttgttgctctaatatcttgggacaaACAAAGCTACAACACCACTGCAAGCAACTATTTAAGAAAGCAGTACTATGTACCTACTTTAGGTCAGGAAGAGAAGAATATTGGATTCAATTAAGTCAACAGGAGGCATTAAGTCGATGGAACACAGAAAGATCATTGGCACTTACATCTGGAACTATGACAGTTAGTTTGGGATTTAAAGCATGATAGACTTTTCCAATAGCTCCTTTGTAACACCAGAAAGGGTTATAATCTTGTGCATATTTTGTATTTGAGTCCCTGGCTGTAGTGAAGATCTTGTACCAGAGCGTAGCATTGCTGTATGTCTCAGGAACACAATGTGGTGGCTGACTGAGGATAAAACACAAGCAAACAAGCAGATGAATTGCCATTTTCAGTGTCCTGTGCAGCTGACTCTCAGAACACAGTAACGGTCACTCTCTCTCTTAACAGTGTAACACAGTGTATTGGTTTAGTCAGGACCATCTGTAGTATCATAGCAAAATAAAATGCCATAGCAAAAAGAAAGCATAGAACCTATAGCAATATTAAGCTTTCATTGTAATCTATTCCAAAAAGTCAACCCACCATCATTTAATGAGAGGTGCATATACTAGTTTTTAAaacataagctattttaaaaatagctttcagACAAATCTACCCCAAGCTCTGAGAGAGAAGGGGGATAAAGAGAATAACTTGGTGTGATGGACCCTTAAGAGTGTAGAAAAGAAGAAAGTCTGATACCATATGGAAGTAATTAGTGTGGCACTCTCCCCACCTAACACTCCTCTGGGTTTCACATTTTTGAGTGTTGTGAATTTGTTAACTGAAGGATTCTACCCAAAGAACAGGTACAGCAGCACTGTCCCCACACCGACCTGATAATGCCACCTCTAGGCAAGAGAGCCACTACTCTCCAACACCCAGTCAGTCTTGTCCTCTTGACACAGTTGTTGAATAAAGTGTGGGGGAAGCCAATCATACTTTTTGTGAACACCCTTCCACTGCTGAAGAGACTCAGACAAAAACCTGTTTCATACAGAACAGGTGCCAGAAAATTTGGTCACCAGTGATCTGGGCTTTGATCAAGTTATCAGCTTTAAATACTGCCACCTAGCTCTTTTATATCACTTGAAGGATCTGTACCCCATACCAATCCTCTGACTTCTATTTCTGCACAATATATCACTTTAACcatatttatttttccatttaaagaTATTTCCATTTAAGAACGTTTTGTGAAAACATGTCTCCCTTACAACCACTGCCaccatttgcttttgcggaagacAATCAGCCTCATTTTTGGAGAAGTTTTGAGATAGATGGGACTCAGGTTAAGCGGGTACTAAGCTGGAAAGAGAAACTGGCCATTTTCAGCAAGTTAGGGATGCAGAAGTCTGGAAAGCCCTTGAATACCTTTGTGTCCACTGAAAATTGAAGTGatggtattttgaaatgaaagaaaaattgaCATCAGATTATCAAGACTTTGTACAACTAGGAACATAGGAACTGCCATACTGGATCAAACCAGTAATCTATCCAGTCCTGTAACCTTCCACTGACAGTGGCTAGAATGAGACACTTCAAAGCTTAATTGTTACAGTTTCAAAACTAGgaattctatagttcctgtccaGAGTCCCTGGATTTTGGCTAGAACTCCATTAGGGACCATTTAACTGAACTATAGCACATAACGTCAAGAAAAAGAGAGACGGACCTAAATAATATATTGGGCAACTCCTCTGTGTTAGTAGAAAcagcaaatgtattttaaaagcaaaCTGGACTTTAACCACTTAACTTCTAAAGTCAATGTTAGAGCAGCAAGAGGAGCATAAGAAAAGCATCCAAAGCATTGAGAGAGTAGTGGTACATTGGTGGTAACCAGTCtaagaacaaatattttaaaaggcacTTACACTGTGACAGGAAACAcactgctggctgctgtgactgtCATACAGGTTGTAAATACCACCTGTTCACAGTGACCATGGAGAACACAGTCATCTGAATTCCAGGCAGCAGGCAGGGTGAATGTAATGTTCATCTCCTCGTGGGATTCTCTGCCTTTTAGAAAAAAAGTGTGTATGCAAGAGCAGTAACAGCAACAAGTACAGTACTATGAAATGGCATTTGGTCAGTTGTACTTCTGTGGTGGGAGACAGCTTTGTAGCCATCATTGTAGGAAGCAAAGAAATATAAGGGAAATAACAAACAGACCTCATTTCCTTTCCTCTCAGAACCCACAGTATTATTAGTACAGATAGACTCtttttctagtccagcaccctcggtaCTAGGATGTAAAaccccgtttaattggttaactggttaaacattaagggGTAAGTGTGGAGACTGCTCCAGCCGGACCCCTGTCCAGAGCAAGCCTGGACCTGCTCCAACCCCTCCCGcctcggttaaccagttaaacattcacatccctactcggGACCTCATGAGTGCCGAATAAGAGAATTTGCCAACCCACATGAGATCAATATTGcgtagcagcattactaacacttccatggcttactgggctcttagaagacatttaggggcaaattagagctaaacagcagcacagaacaccgagagccggGCTAGTTGccgtaaacaaacttgatgggactgTGGGACatatggacatctggctaaccagAGTGCTGAACTGgagaggttcaatttgtactGATTACATTTTGGACCTGATCCAACCACCATTGGGCATTTTCAAATTTCTGAATTTAGAAAACATCTCTACAGTTGTGCATAATCTGGACATTGTTGGCAACAATTTTATGAGTACTCTCATCTCAGAATTttagcccttcccctcccaaaacCTACGTTCATCTGCTTATACttaagtttaatttttttaattagagAAATCTATGAAGACAAAACTGTTGAAATGTACCTTAGTATGCACGACCTCATCAACAGATACAATTGCAGACACACCAAACTAAACCACTGGTTTCTCTAAATGGCATATTTTAGGTCACCAGGGATAAGCCACATTTGATATATAGATTAAATCCAGGTAGGCTGATCAACAGAATTTGCATTATATAGTTCAGGAAAGAATAGAGATATTTGATGAAAGCAAGAGAGATTTTCAGTTGTGACATATGTTTGCTGTAGGATGTTATAGGTATAAGTCATCCTGATTTCACAGCACCATTGTAAACTTAAACATGCTGATTTTT
The nucleotide sequence above comes from Pelodiscus sinensis isolate JC-2024 chromosome 21, ASM4963464v1, whole genome shotgun sequence. Encoded proteins:
- the TMEM248 gene encoding transmembrane protein 248 isoform X2, whose protein sequence is MFNINPLENLKVYISSRPPLVVFMISVSAMAIAFLTLGYFFKIKEIKSPEMTEDWNTFLLRFNDLDFCISENETLKHLINDTTAPESTVPSGQARSSTQSPQTLEDSGPVNISVTITLTLDPLKPFGRESHEEMNITFTLPAAWNSDDCVLHGHCEQVVFTTCMTVTAASSVFPVTVQPPHCVPETYSNATLWYKIFTTARDSNTKYAQDYNPFWCYKGAIGKVYHALNPKLTVIVPDDDRSLINLHLMHTSYFLFVMVITMFCYAVIKGRPSKLRQSNTEFCPEKVALSEA
- the TMEM248 gene encoding transmembrane protein 248 isoform X1 yields the protein MFNINPLENLKVYISSRPPLVVFMISVSAMAIAFLTLGYFFKIKEIKSPEMTEDWNTFLLRFNDLDFCISENETLKHLINDTTAPESTVPSGQARSSTQSPQTLEDSGPVNISVTITLTLDPLKPFGGYSRNITHLSSTILGHQIGLSGRESHEEMNITFTLPAAWNSDDCVLHGHCEQVVFTTCMTVTAASSVFPVTVQPPHCVPETYSNATLWYKIFTTARDSNTKYAQDYNPFWCYKGAIGKVYHALNPKLTVIVPDDDRSLINLHLMHTSYFLFVMVITMFCYAVIKGRPSKLRQSNTEFCPEKVALSEA